One Malania oleifera isolate guangnan ecotype guangnan chromosome 10, ASM2987363v1, whole genome shotgun sequence genomic region harbors:
- the LOC131166583 gene encoding cytochrome P450 76T24-like, whose product MLEWAMAELLHNPKKLAKARIELQETLDEDGQIQESDISKLPYLQAMVKETLRLHPPGPLLVPRKAMRDVEICGFKVPKNAQILVNVWAISRDPNSWSNPNSFYPERFLESKIDFKGRDFEFLPFGAGRRICPGLSLAHRMMHTILATFIHFDWKLDGGMKPKDMNMNEKNDFIFVKRAEPLWAIPVKA is encoded by the coding sequence ATGTTGGAGTGGGCGATGGCAGAATTACTTCACAATCCTAAAAAGTTGGCGAAAGCCCGAATTGAGCTCCAAGAAACCCTTGATGAAGATGGACAAATTCAAGAATCAGACATTTCGAAGCTCCCTTACCTACAAGCAATGGTGAAAGAAACCTTGCGACTGCATCCTCCAGGCCCCCTTTTAGTTCCTCGTAAAGCTATGCGTGACGTAGAAATATGTGGCTTCAAAGTCCCCAAGAATGCTCAAATACTAGTTAATGTGTGGGCAATTAGTCGAGATCCCAACTCATGGTCCAACCCAAATTCATTCTATCCTGAAAGATTCTTGGAAAGTAAGATTGATTTTAAAGGACGGGATTTCGAGTTTCTACCTTTCGGTGCCGGAAGGAGGATTTGTCCTGGATTATCATTGGCTCATCGAATGATGCATACCATCTTGGCTACTTTTATTCACTTTGATTGGAAGCTCGATGGAGGTATGAAACCAAAAGACATGAACATGAATGAAAAGAATGATTTCATCTTTGTGAAGAGAGCCGAACCTCTTTGGGCTATCCCAGTCAAAGCTTGa
- the LOC131166584 gene encoding cytochrome P450 76T24-like, with the protein MDYLILVIAFSTVWILIRALNSAVLSRRNSPAAPLPPGPPRLPVLGNLVQLRGGSPYQTLSAFAKTYGPVMSLKLGTVTTVVFSTADAAKEVLSKHDAVFADRATRHVIKALDHHKASVIWSPASANWRNLRKILMVQMFVTHRLNASQHLRLQKVQQLREHLRQRSRSGGAVDVGGAVFTTLLNMISITMFSVDLAGYCSKESQEFERLVLGVMDEGARPNMADLFPALQWIDPNGGRKRMTLLCEKLMGYFEKFINERSQAASSSLRNNDVLDALLNPSLGKDYQLSLNDLKHLFLVSENPTPKWLIIMVMLRGIVTLMTNFKSLISL; encoded by the coding sequence ATGGATTATCTCATACTAGTCATTGCATTTTCCACAGTTTGGATACTCATTCGTGCCCTCAATTCTGCCGTCCTATCCCGCCGGAACTCACCGGCGGCCCCGCTGCCTCCCGGCCCGCCCCGTCTCCCCGTCCTAGGAAACCTCGTCCAACTCCGCGGCGGGTCCCCCTACCAAACACTGTCCGCTTTCGCCAAAACATATGGCCCCGTCATGTCTCTCAAGCTCGGAACCGTCACCACCGTGGTCTTCTCCACCGCAGACGCCGCCAAAGAGGTTTTGAGCAAACACGACGCCGTCTTTGCCGACCGGGCGACCCGCCACGTCATCAAAGCGCTCGACCACCACAAGGCCTCCGTCATATGGTCGCCGGCGTCCGCCAACTGGCGCAACCTCCGCAAGATCTTGATGGTGCAAATGTTCGTGACCCACCGCCTCAACGCCAGCCAGCACCTCCGCCTGCAGAAGGTGCAGCAACTGCGCGAGCACTTGCGCCAGAGGAGCCGGAGTGGCGGTGCCGTGGATGTCGGCGGAGCAGTGTTCACGACGCTGCTGAATATGATATCGATCACTATGTTCTCGGTGGATTTGGCGGGTTACTGTTCGAAGGAATCGCAGGAGTTTGAGAGACTTGTCCTTGGGGTGATGGATGAAGGCGCAAGGCCTAATATGGCGGACCTTTTTCCGGCCCTCCAGTGGATAGATCCCAACGGTGGGCGGAAGCGGATGACACTGCTTTGTGAAAAGCTCATGGGGTactttgaaaaatttattaatgAAAGATCACAGGCAGCTAGTTCGTCTTTGAGGAATAATGATGTGTTGGATGCACTTCTCAATCCCAGTTTGGGGAAGGACTATCAGCTTAGTCTCAAtgatttgaaacatttgtttctGGTAAGTGAGAACCCTACACCAAAATGGCTTATAATAATGGTCATGCTAAGGGGAATTGTCACTTTGATGACCAATTTCAAGAGTTTGATTTCTCTTTAA